In Brachypodium distachyon strain Bd21 chromosome 2, Brachypodium_distachyon_v3.0, whole genome shotgun sequence, one genomic interval encodes:
- the LOC106865422 gene encoding WAT1-related protein At5g64700 encodes MSNRAAFVVAFLIRSIYGGAQIVAKVAFNEGMSTSVFVFYRHATAILFLVPIAFVLERKTAPPLSYKVCLKLFAHAFYGISGAINIYCLGLKYASATASSAIFNLLPVVAFFLALLLGMEFLNLKRFHGIAKVSGIVFCIAGVIVLAFYQGPELKPPNHYRLFHHLSSTHDVAAHSKTSWVLGIFLTTLSTSSWALWTVLQGPMLEAYPSKLLNTTLQMIFATIQSFFIALAVERDFSRWKLGLDAGLVAVLYSGILLSGVGYYMQVWVIDKSGPVFLAMTMPITLLVTIALSSFLLGESVSLGSVTSGVIMVGGLYCVLWAKRSEQIAASKQKMAAPVQAAQV; translated from the exons ATGAGCAATAGAGCAGCTTTCGTGGTTGCATTCCTCATAAGGTCCATATATGGAGGCGCGCAGATAGTTGCCAAAGTTGCTTTCAATGAAGGCATGAGCACGTCTGTCTTCGTTTTCTACAGGCATGCAACTGCTATTCTGTTCTTAGTGCCTATTGCGTTTGTGCTCGAAAG GAAAACTGCTCCACCACTGTCATACAAAGTCTGTCTCAAACTTTTTGCGCATGCATTTTATGG GATTTCTGGGGCGATCAACATATACTGCCTTGGTCTCAAATATGCTTCAGCAACAGCGTCATCTGCAATATTTAACCTTCTACCAGTGGTCGCTTTCTTTTTGGCTCTTCTGTTGGG GATGGAGTTTTTGAACTTGAAGAGGTTCCACGGGATTGCAAAGGTTTCTGGCATCGTCTTCTGCATTGCTGGTGTTATCGTACTTGCATTTTACCAAGGACCTGAATTGAAACCTCCCAACCATTACCGTCTCTTTCACCACTTAAGTTCCACCCATGATGTGGCTGCTCATTCTAAAACAAGTTGGGTATTAGGAATTTTCTTGACAACTTTATCCACATCATCTTGGGCTCTCTGGACAGTACTTCAG GGGCCTATGTTGGAGGCGTACCCCTCTAAGCTGCTCAACACAACTCTCCAGATGATCTTTGCAACTATCCAGTCTTTCTTCATCGCTTTGGCAGTCGAGAGAGATTTTTCACGATGGAAGCTGGGACTAGATGCAGGTCTTGTTGCCGTTCTTTACTCC GGTATACTTCTTTCTGGAGTTGGCTATTACATGCAAGTATGGGTGATAGACAAGAGTGGGCCAGTCTTCCTGGCCATGACAATGCCGATAACTCTGCTTGTCACAATAGCGCTGTCCTCATTTCTCCTAGGAGAATCAGTTTCCCTGGGAAG TGTAACAAGTGGAGTGATAATGGTTGGAGGCCTGTACTGTGTTCTTTGGGCGAAGAGAAGTGAACAAATTGCTGCAAGCAAGCAGAAAATGGCAGCGCCAGTCCAGGCCGCACAAGTTTAG
- the LOC100822642 gene encoding WAT1-related protein At5g64700 has protein sequence MGNIAPYAVSLLIRFIYGVMQILTKVAFNQGTSTSVLVFYRHVVATILLVPIAFAIERKTAPRLSYRVCVKLFVHALYGLSASINISSIGLNYASATSASAVLNLLPVLTFFLALMLGMESLKLKRFHGIVKVSGIVLCAVGVTVLALYQGPELKSFIHHPLFHHISRVDAHPSRNWILGILLQSLATAMFALWTVLQGPVLEEYPSMLLNTTIQVVFATVQSFFTALVMERDFSRWKLRLDVGLVAIIYCGIVVSAFVNYLQIWVIDKSGPVFLSMTVPLTLVITAILSLLIGEAVTLGSVISGALMVGGLYNVLWGKRIEQVATSKQGGRGENAACFDLEEQERAAPVLATQDSIKTVPDMKELKL, from the exons ATGGGCAATATAGCACCATACGCTGTTTCATTGCTCATAAGGTTTATCTATGGAGTGATGCAGATACTTACCAAAGTTGCTTTTAACCAAGGCACAAGTACATCTGTCCTTGTTTTCTACAGGCATGTAGTAGCTACCATACTCTTAGTGCCAATTGCTTTTGCAATTGAAAG GAAAACTGCCCCCCGACTGTCATACAGAGTCTGTGTGAAGCTATTTGTGCATGCATTATATGG GCTGTCTGCTTCTATTAACATATCATCTATTGGCCTCAACTATGCTTCAGCAACATCTGCTTCTGCAGTACTAAATCTCTTGCCGGTTTTAACTTTCTTTTTGGCTCTTATGTTGGG GATGGAGTCTCTGAAGTTAAAGAGGTTCCATGGGATTGTGAAAGTTTCTGGCATAGTGCTATGTGCTGTTGGTGTTACTGTACTAGCATTATACCAAGGACCTGAGCTGAAATCTTTCATCCATCACCCCCTTTTTCATCACATAAGTAGAGTTGATGCTCATCCCTCAAGGAATTGGATATTGGGAATTCTCTTGCAGTCTCTTGCAACTGCAATGTTTGCTCTTTGGACGGTGCTTCAG GGCCCTGTACTGGAGGAGTATCCATCAATGCTGCTTAACACAACAATTCAGGTTGTGTTTGCAACTGTTCAAAGTTTTTTTACGGCTCTAGTGATGGAGAGAGACTTTTCAAGATGGAAGCTGCGCTTGGATGTAGGTCTTGTCGCAATCATCTATTGT GGAATAGTAGTTTCTGCATTTGTAAACTACCTGCAAATCTGGGTAATTGACAAGAGTGGTCCAGTATTCCTGTCCATGACAGTACCCTTAACTCTGGTTATCACAGCCATCCTGTCACTTCTCATAGGGGAAGCAGTCACCCTGGGAAG TGTAATAAGTGGAGCGCTGATGGTTGGTGGTCTGTACAATGTCCTCTGGGGGAAAAGAATAGAGCAAGTAGCTACCAGCAAGCAAGGAGGTCGTGGAGAAAATGCAGCATGCTTTGATTTGGAGGAACAAGAACGAGCAGCTCCAGTTCTAGCAACGCAAGATTCGATCAAGACAGTACCAGATATGAAAGAGCTGAAACTTTGA
- the LOC100822957 gene encoding pentatricopeptide repeat-containing protein At4g38150, with protein MMSLQIPARSRGLRLFLLLGGESGIRRPYSTGDRRRRMIREARDEEEDEAFLRTLNFGADPENNPLPPPPRREGGAPDSSSAPFPTDILRRAGRKQQPPPEGSPQKAIGESLMEKLKLGDATTAAASAGNTAEGQQAENAPGQPQQSEDVDEIFRKMKETGLIPNAVAMLDGLCKSGLVQEAMKLFGLMREKGAIPEVVIYTAVVEAFCKAAKLDDAVRIFRKMQGNGVIPNAFSYWLIIQGLYKGNRLDDAVGFCVEMFEAGHSPNAATFVGLVDAVCKSKGVEEGEKLVKSFQDRNFAIDEKSIREHLDKKGPFTPVVWEVIFGKKKSSRPF; from the coding sequence atgatgAGCCTGCAGATTCCGGCGAGATCGCGCGGCCTCCGCCTATTCCTCCTGCTGGGCGGAGAATCCGGGATACGGCGGCCCTATTCCACCGGCGACCGTCGTCGCCGGATGATCCGCGAGGCCCgggatgaggaagaggacgaggcCTTCCTCCGCACCCTCAACTTCGGGGCTGACCCGGAGAACAACCCCCTACCCCCACCGCCGAGACGCGAAGGGGGAGCCCccgactcctcctccgcccccttCCCTACTGACATCCTCAGACGTGCCGGCCGGAagcagcagccgcctccgGAAGGGAGCCCTCAGAAAGCCATCGGGGAGTCGCTGATGGAGAAGCTTAAGCTGGGCGATGCCACCACTGCTGCCGCCTCAGCGGGAAACACTGCCGAGGGGCAGCAGGCTGAGAACGCACCAGGGCAGCCACAGCAGTCGGAGGACGTGGACGAGATCTTCCGGAAGATGAAAGAGACGGGGCTGATACCCAACGCTGTCGCCATGCTAGATGGGCTCTGCAAGAGCGGGCTCGTGCAGGAGGCTATGAAGCTGTTTGGTCTGATGCGTGAGAAGGGCGCCATCCCAGAGGTCGTCATCTACACCGCCGTTGTTGAGGCGTTTTGCAAGGCAGCCAAGCTGGATGATGCTGTGAGGATCTTCAGGAAGATGCAGGGCAATGGGGTCATACCAAACGCCTTCAGCTACTGGTTGATTATACAGGGGTTGTACAAGGGCAACAGGCTGGATGATGCGGTTGGTTTCTGTGTGGAGATGTTTGAGGCTGGGCACTCGCCGAATGCTGCAACTTTTGTGGGCTTGGTTGATGCAGTATGCAAGTCGAAGGGGGTTGAGGAGGGTGAGAAGCTTGTGAAGAGCTTCCAGGATAGGAACTTTGCCATTGATGAGAAGTCCATCCGGGAACATTTGGACAAGAAAGGGCCTTTCACACCGGTTGTTTGGGAGGTGATCTTTGGGAAGAAGAAATCAAGCCGGCCTTTTTAA
- the LOC100846395 gene encoding pentatricopeptide repeat-containing protein At5g40400, giving the protein MSKAVSRIPSSTLASLLPRALNPHVTVVDLVTAHLTAAVDSDPEDEAAKPINLAGLLPYLGHEELTAVVLRAGHSHPLPTLRFLIALPPPLQPSPPHLAFLAHSLATTRFFSHALDALSHLLRLHPSHDALPTLLLSSQTAPHPSLPGLLVKALLRHARLRDAFRAAHRAAAAGAPPDTVAFNALLAALSRAGRFDELWAARAVMARAEVRPNTHTFNILVTALCRGEDAERAQGFLEELEEQGFEPDVVTYNTLLSGYCRRGKLQDALHLFGVMPPRGVEPDLVSHTVLMDGLCKAGRLNDARRMFDRMVHSGVSPDAIAYSVLIAGYCNEQRVREARLLLMEMVGSGLSSEGFALRAVIESHVKVGKLLTCLNLVSPLRKYGVVIPLESYNCLIGALCEDMRPHAARGLFKWMVEDGHSPSLEMYNMILDCLCQCDSVDDALDVKVEMSSREVRPDFHTYQALVTCLCRLGKSLDGKSVMAEMIESGLQPNEAICTALVCGFCKEGYLDRAELILKAFVLDFQLHCNESYNALMRAYCMTRSTSESLELQNRMLDLGFVPSSETCRSLIYGLSRSIA; this is encoded by the coding sequence ATGTCCAAGGCCGTGTCACGCATTCCGTCGAGCACCCtggcctccctcctcccacGCGCCCTGAACCCGCACGTCACCGTCGTTGACCTCGTCACGGCCcacctcaccgccgccgtAGACTCTGATCCCGAAGATGAGGCCGCCAAACCCATCAacctcgccggcctcctcccctACCTCGGCCACGAGGAACTCACCGCCGTCGTGCTCCGCGCCGGCCACTCCCACCCGCTCCCCACCCTCCGCTTCCTCATCGCgctaccgccgccgctgcaacCGTCTCCTCCCCACCTCGCGTTCCTCGCGCATTCCCTCGCCACCACCCGCTTCTTCTCCCACGCACTCGACGCGCTCTCCCAcctgctccgcctccacccAAGCCACGACGCCCTCCCcacgctcctcctctcctcccagACCGCGccccacccctccctcccggGTCTCCTCGTCAAGGCGCTCCTCCGCCACGCCCGCCTCCGCGACGCATTCCGCGCCGCCCACCGCGCGGCCGCTGCTGGCGCCCCTCCCGACACCGTCGCCTTCAACGCTCTCCTCGCCGCGCTCTCTCGCGCGGGGCGTTTCGATGAACTATGGGCCGCACGAGCCGTCATGGCGCGCGCCGAGGTGCGACCCAACACGCATACCTTCAACATCCTTGTCACAGCGCTCTGCCGTGGGGAGGATGCCGAGCGCGCGCAGGGGTTCTTAgaggagctggaggagcaagGGTTCGAGCCGGACGTGGTCACCTACAACACCCTCCTTTCTGGTTACTGCCGCAGGGGGAAGCTTCAGGACGCACTACACCTGTTCGGCGTTATGCCACCCAGGGGTGTTGAGCCGGATTTGGTGTCACATACTGTTTTGATGGACGGGCTGTGCAAGGCCGGGAGGTTGAACGACGCTCGCCGCATGTTTGACAGGATGGTGCACAGTGGGGTGAGCCCCGATGCCATTGCTTATAGTGTTCTTATCGCAGGGTATTGTAACGAGCAGAGAGTCAGGGAGGCAAGGTTGCTGCTGATGGAGATGGTGGGGAGTGGGCTCTCCTCTGAAGGATTCGCTCTCAGGGCTGTGATTGAGAGCCATGTAAAAGTTGGGAAGCTGCTCACTTGCCTGAATCTTGTGTCACCTTTAAGGAAATATGGCGTTGTCATCCCATTGGAGAGTTACAATTGCTTGATTGGTGCGCTGTGTGAGGACATGCGCCCTCATGCTGCCAGGGGTTTGTTCAAGTGGATGGTAGAGGATGGGCATAGTCCTAGCTTGGAGATGTACAATATGATTCTGGACTGCTTATGCCAATGTGACAGTGTGGACGATGCTTTAGATGTCAAGGTTGAGATGAGCTCTAGAGAAGTGAGACCAGACTTTCATACTTACCAGGCCCTAGTAACCTGCCTTTGTAGGTTGGGGAAGAGCTTGGACGGCAAATCAGTAATGGCAGAGATGATTGAGTCAGGTCTCCAGCCGAATGAAGCTATTTGCACTGCCTTGGTTTGTGGGTTCTGCAAAGAAGGATATCTTGATAGGGCAGAATTGATCCTCAAGGCTTTCGTTCTCGATTTCCAGCTCCACTGCAATGAGAGCTATAATGCTCTAATGAGAGCTTACTGTATGACCAGGAGCACCTCAGAGTCGCTAGAATTGCAGAACAGGATGTTAGATTTGGGCTTTGTCCCAAGCAGCGAGACATGCCGATCTCTCATCTATGGGCTCTCAAGAAGCATTGCTTAG
- the LOC100846702 gene encoding jmjC domain-containing protein 4, translating to MEGGGGRRGAGAGRRVKVVGQVERVDGRSLTYPEFVERFMKPNLPVVLTGLTSFWRSCEDWTLATPDDRCRPNLAFFAQNFPSPLVQVADCSSREFTDQKRLEMSMQEFVDHWVGKFCNGSTNGDSEGSLLYLKDWHFVKEYPDYVAYTTPTFFVDDWLNMYLDSHPMHRDPDIANHKNEINCADYRFVYMGAKGTWTPLHADVFRSYSWSANVCGRKLWLFLPPSQSHRIFDRNLRSSVYDINDDVSGKQFPEFNKTEWLECIQEQNEIIFVPSGWYHQVHNLEDTISINHNWFNAYNLHWVWNLLHEDYKVAKEYIEDIRDICDDFEGLCQRNLAANTGMNFYDFFIFITRFVLANVIELYHIQKPEDAKFNSSETTHPFVYNLMSIRDVASEMISTEAFSTENLCIISKENRSAVSDVTKILEEYGFRRLWMSLSEAYEHISRGQRNCHEIRYLNQKGCLSVACLKSDCTVVDHITSLVCEIHGPEDLVRLIDTALYDG from the exons atggaaggcggcggcggccgccgcggcgccggtgccggcagACGCGTGAAGGTGGTGGGGCAAGTAGAGCGGGTGGACGGGCGGTCGCTGACCTACCCGGAATTCGTCGAGCGCTTCATGAAGCCAAACCTTCCCGTCGTCCTCACGGGCCTCACCTCCTTCTGGCGATCCTGCGAGGACTGGACACTTGCCACTCCCGACGACCGCTGCCGCCCCAacctcgccttcttcgcccAAAACTTCCCCTCCCCCCTTGTTCAG GTTGCCGACTGTTCCTCCAGGGAGTTCACTGACCAGAAGCGGCTCGAGATGTCCATGCAAGAATTTGTGGACCACTGGGTTGGCAAATTTTGCAATGGTTCAACCAACGGTGATTCTGAAGGTTCCCTGCTTTACCTGAAGGATTGGCATTTTGTTAAG GAGTACCCTGATTATGTTGCATACACCACACCAACATTCTTTGTTGATGATTGGCTCAACATGTATCTTGACAGTCATCCCATGCATAGAGATCCTGACATTGCCAATCATAAGAATGAAATAAACTGTGCTGACTATCGTTTTGTTTACATGGGAGCAAAAG GGACTTGGACTCCTCTTCATGCTGATGTTTTTAGGTCATACAGCTGGTCGGCAAATGTGTGTGGGAGAAAACTATGGCTGTTTCTACCGCCATCACAAAGTCATCGTATTTTTGATAG GAACCTACGATCATCGGTCTATGACATAAATGATGATGTTTCTGGAAAGCAGTTTCCTGAATTCAATAAG ACTGAATGGCTAGAGTGCATACAAGAGCAGAATGAAATTATTTTTGTGCCCAGTGGGTGGTACCACCAAGTCCATAATCTA GAGGATACTATATCTATCAACCATAATTGGTTCAATGCATACAACCTTCATTGGGTG TGGAACTTGCTGCATGAAGACTACAAAGTTGCAAAAGAATATATTGAAGACATCCGCGATATATGTGACGATTTTGAGGGGCTTTGTCAACGCAACTTGGCAGCAAATACAG GCATGAACTTCTATGATTTCTTCATTTTTATAACACGGTTTGTTTTAGCCAATGTAATTGAGCTTTACCATATCCAAAAGCCAGAAGATGCCAAATTTAATTCATCAGAAACCACTCACCCTTTTGTGTATAACCTTATGTCAATTCGAGATGTTGCATCTGAAATGATATCTACAGAGGCTTTCAGTACTGAGAACCTTTGTATTATATCAAAAGAAAACAGGAGTGCTGTCTCAGATGTTACAAAAATATTAGAAGAATATGGTTTTAGAAGGCTATGGATGTCATTGTCAGAGGCATATGAACACATTAGCAGGGGGCAAAGAAATTGTCATGAAATCAGGTATTTAAATCAGAAAGGCTGTCTGTCAGTGGCCTGCTTGAAATCTGATTGTACTGTTGTTGATCACATTACTTCTTTGGTATGTGAAATTCATGGACCTGAGGATCTGGTGAGGCTAATTGATACTGCTCTATATGATGGTTAG